The genomic stretch CAACAAGGCTATGTGCATATATGTTTTCCATATCATGATCATAAACGAATATGGTTAAAACAAAGATAAGGTAAAGAACTAATGTCAAGCTTAAATTTCTTGAAGGTTATGTAAATAGAGACCGAATCTCATCACTGAATTGGGAAGTGGCCAATAAGAGCAAgactcaaagaaaaataaaaagtttttggatttttcaaaattatgtaatttttttatttttattttttttcggaattaaaacaaaaagaatgaaaaaaaaaaaattaaaaataggcaTAATAAAACTGGACACAAGggtacaaaaaaatataaatgattaaagctcttggacaaaaaaaaacttcccgGTTTTAAAGAAGTAGCAAACGAAGATGTAGATGGAAATTCACCCCCAAACTTGATTTTGTATTGGCATCAAAGCTGAGTGACTCCAATTTTCTGCAAAGACATTAAACACATGAGTAAGCTAGCAAGAGAATTaggaaataatttattattgaaaaaaaaaactaacaattaACGTTAAAGCTAAACCAACTAAAAGATGTAACAATCCAATAAGTATTAGAATCAAATTGGATCCCCAGCAACGGCGCCAGAAACTTGTTGCGAAAATTAGATGACCAAAATTAACCTCATTAAGTCTCGAATTTTAGTACTCGCAGGTATATAAATCGGATGATTGAAATGCGACAATCACAATGTCCTTATCAAATATGGTCACACGAGCAGGAGCTAGTTGATCCCTAAACTCCTCAATGCTTTCTAGATACTGATCCGTGGACTCTGCCCTTTCTTAACGTTCTGGAGATCTATTTTTAGTGACACTGGCAAACCTTTCAAGCAGAATAGTCCACATTTCCTTGGAACTTTGACATCCAACTACACAAGATAATGCAGAGGTAAACATTGTGGCAGAGATGCAACAACAAACCATCAACTGATCAAGAAAATCCCCATATTCTAGAGTTTATAGAGACTAAACAACACAGAATCGTAGGTCTATAAGAAATTAAGCCATGAATCGGAAGTACTATGAAAAGAGCAACCTTACAAACTTGATCAGAAATCCACCAATGCACAGCAACCAAAAATCAACCGGGATTCACAATCAGATGAACAATCTGAAAAATCCACCGACAACAACTCAACACACTAACAAAGAAGAAAACGAGCGGAAGCAAAATGATCGTCAACCGGAGGCAGAGGCCATGTCCGGCGAAGATACCATGATAACTTTGTATACAATCTTGAAGAAGAAGCCAACGAAagaatcgagagagagagagagaggaaaattTGTTTCAACTGAATTTCAATTGATGATGTTTAGATTTATAGTTTACAGGATAAGCCAATGGCCACTGCTCAACTAACTAGCTTAAGAGAAAACCAGTGATCTAATGACACCTGTAATAATCTTAGATACACATGAACTCTATCAGCATCTATCTTTCTTGTGGcataagagcagttccacccctAAGGACTTTGCGCCAACATCCAGCATATTTATCCACtcaagtgaacagtaataggccaaagcatctccatccctaaaaaaaataacctagtccattttattaaaatattattattttttattatataataataatttaattttaaatttctgacTTCTTCTTCCCACTTTTCCCACTTTCTTCCCTGATTTTCCAACTGTGTGGTCAAGCACAGTTTTTCGACGAATGAGGGCTTAAAGTTGGTGACGGCGTCGCGGCCACGAAAGCGTTGTGCAGCAATGTCGTAGGCCCTGGTGGCCTCGTCCTCTTCGTTGAAGGTACCTAGCCAGACGCACTGGTGCTTCTCGTAAATCTGGGCACCCCAACGTCCGTTGGCCTGCGGGACCACGCCTTTGTACTTGGAGGAAGGGAGCTTCTGGGACTCAGCCTCGACGCCGCCAGTGTCGCCGCTGCTGCTTAGCTCGGGGTTGAGAATCACGCTGCTGGCGCCGctgcccttcttcttcttcccttcttctttttctcttcttcttcttctttctgaaCTCCCTGCTTCTTCGTCGTCTCCTCACCGGAGCTCGCCAAGGAGGTGCTCCACACCCAAGGAATCGAATTCGGGTCGAGGGAGGCGTGACGGTATCGCTTGGCGTCATGTAGGCCGGGCAAGAGCTCATCACATTTTGAGCTGGCCTAGAGaccagcttgggctgggtgccagcctaTCTGCTCGGCTGGAGTGGATTGGCTGGGTGCCTGGCCAATAATTTCGCTGGGTGCCGGCCTAAAGGTTCCCCGGTGGAACTGCTTTAAGGGTAAGAAACCTAGGCAATTATAAATGAGAATTTACTCTGTTGTATTGTTTGTTTTCAATATATCATATAATTTGTATCTGACTATTTTCACTACATTTAATTGTTTGAAAAAACAGTAAGAACACAataagatttgaaaaaaaaaaagggcagcTAATAACAACATAAAACAGAATCATATTCTagcttttatttaattttacaaCTGAAACTGAATCATACATTTCatatttgatatttattttctttgaaaagTTCAGAATACATCAAGTAAGGCAGCAAGAATAATGGTCTATCATACAAATTTCTTGTCTTGTTTAAATGTTTGTGTTGGGCATAAATCTACCCTAGCTAGATTGCATCTTCTCTGTCTGAATGGCTCCACTTCTGTTGCTGAATAGGCACCTTAGAGCAATCTCATAAGCAGCAAAAATTGCCCCATTCACCAGAAATGCTCTAGAAACCGCAGTTCCTAATCCTCGCCATAGTACCCCATAACCATCCTCTCTCACACTCTTCCGAAAGCAATCAGCAATGCCGGAATATCTGGGTGGAAGGTACTGAGATGGAGCTTGAGCCTGCAATCTCGTTTTCACAACATCTAAGGGATAACAACAAATCCAGCTGGCAACTCCCGCTAGCCCTCCTGCCACCAGCATTGTTTGCAAGCTCTCTTCGCCGGTCTTTCTGCAGCCCGGGTGAAGCTTCTCTCTTATGTACTCGTAAGTCCAGAAGTATAAGCCATAGGACGGCGCTTCCCTAAGGACAGTAATAAAAAGTCCTCTATACATTCCCCTTAAGCCTTCTGCTCTCATTATGCTTTTGGCGACATCTACAGGACCGTTGTGAGATTGCAGCTGAtggggttttgattttgcatcACGTTGGAGTTGAAGTCGGATTTTTACAAGTTCTACGGGACTGAGTAGTAGGCTCTGTATAGCACCTGTGCCAAATCCTCCTAGAGCAACACCTTTGTACGAAGGAGGGTCTTTGGCGGAAACAGAAGGATCGCAGGTTCGGGAGAGGATAGCGTATACCTGGAAAACCATGGCATTCTGCAATGCACAAATCATTTGCCAGCTTAGAAcaattattttgaattggatGGTTTATGCTTAATTTGGTCACAAattttaaattgcttttaatcaaggttctaaaaggccCCCTAGTCGGGTGGCCGGTAGAGGTTTAGCACCTAGGcagttattttttaattttaattaaatttattaaatattaatatacataattgtattgggataaataaattgcaaaataaaatgacatatgaattaaataacattagaacatattgaaaacacgAGAACcaacatataatgagtgttcatgtAAGTATCGAACTGTCTAAATGAAAGTTGCAATCTAGCAGGTCTagcaccctttcttaatttttaaatacctAGATTAATTGTAGCGGTGCGGCAAGCCACTACTTTTAATTCAAGCAAGAAAGAATTTCAGTTATAATTCGTTTTGCAAAGTCTAGTTCTCTGTCTTTTTCAAGTCATATTGGGCTGACTGGCTAGCTATATCTTAAGACTCTTAAAATTTTATGATCAGAGATTTTTAGTTGTTAGAGCTCCATCCTTATTTTTCATCACGaatctaacaattaaaaaattaggAGAATAAAATATCTATGGTATACTAGAAAATACCGCTATTAAAAATGATACGAAACATTGAAAGTTATGTTACAGAAACTTAGCATTCACAAAGCatgcaaaaaaaattgatctGCATTGTTAATCTTTACatagaacttttgtttattctAGGGTTTATGCATGGGAAATGGCTTTGACACTCCAAACACATAGTCCTCCACGTAACCTCAGTGCATGAGGTTAGGTAAAAGTGATTTTGATGCACCAAAATCATATATTTTAGAATATTCTTACTAACCTTTGATTGTATATACTCTTGTATCTAACTTCTTATTACGTGACCAAAatcacataataaaatagataaatacaaaatgatatacAATGTGGCACAAGACAGATTTTCTAGTATTCAAGCAAGAACAATATCAATTTGTAAGTTGATAAGTTCAGTTGGTACCAATATTCATGCCCGTGCGTTGCAGCGGGTCGAGAAATTTatcatgtaattaaaaaaatatactaaaaGTTTGAATACCATATATTTGTACAAGacaaagaataagaaaaataaatcttgtttattttctactcaaaatgaaattaaagcaacattaaaaaaatacatttgtttTCAACAACAATACAACTAAGTGTGCTTACATCTCCACTAATTCACCGTTAACCTTAAAGAGATACTAGATACATTTAAATAGGCCACAATTAGGGATGGCAACGGGGCAGATTGGGTTTGGATGTGCCATCCCTAAACTCGAACCTGTTTATTTTCCCCAAACCCGAACCCATAGAATCCCCGAACGGGTTTTCCCCATAACCGAACCCGTCGGGTGGTGGATTTTTGATTGGGGAACGGTTTTCCCCATTATgagatttatatatttatttatattattaacgAAATGaagaatatttaaaaaaaaaagaagatattaaATAAATTGCTATTATTAATACAATTGATATACAATGCATCTAAtaagtaatattaaaaaattgtatTACTAAGAAAACATTTACACTCTTAAAAATTATCAGCATATAATTCCTATTATTAATGatataaaagtaaataattaaCTTAATATTTAATAATGCATGATTATTAACAACCCATTttcatataataaatatttatattttatttatttatagatgAAATGGTTTGGTTTCGGGTATGGGTTTGGGGCGGATACCCCAATAACCATAACTGAACCCGAAATCGAAAAATTTACCCGACGGTTACCCATATCCGTAAAATACCCGAAATCGAACCATTCAAATATGTTACTTGCAGAGATCGAATTTAACAGGTTAAATTGCCATAGCCACAACTAGTTGTGCCAGACTTACATGGGCTTAAATGAGTAAAAACATTACTCTAACAAGGAACACCATAGGATCaaacccacaaattcacaccacaccccATATGGGGCCCAAACCCACAAACCAAAACCATGCCcatatttacataaaaaatgaaataaaatgataatttcgcaattaaaaccaaatttcTCCCTTCATTGCACTGTAACTAAACTCTAGTGTCACCCCTCCCAAGTTTAGAATAAGAGTAAATCATGGTCCATTGCTAGATAGTGACTtctaaaaagaaacaaaatgcaATTCTCATGATTTCAAAGACGTTTGAAATGCAAATACTTAACACTATCAAAAGTGACTAAACCACAAAAGGACCAAACCCTATTGCAAACACGTAATCGCACTTGTGATTTGACTCATCACTCGTAACGTTAAGAATCTCTATGACCAAACAAccagattttgttttgttttctactTCTATTATCTATTTGGTAACCCTACTCCATTCATCACGTcttttttataagaaaattcTAATCATAAATTTCGTCTATACCTAATTTTAAATATTCATTTTTAAAGTTATGAGTATTTTAGTTGTTCGATATGATTTTCATATTATTATatctttattttcaattttagtcatttattatttgttatattCAATCCTATAATGCCGTTGAAACTTTTTTCTGAACTAACTTAAAAAGACAGTTTAACATGCAATTGTGTGTAATTAGTTTGAGCTACAGGACACGACTAGTGTGACATCTTATGTACATGGAATTTTATCAAACAGTTGTCACATTACTATTCCAAGAAATGCTAAAAGCAAATGAATTAATTCATCTAACGGACATATTGTGATCAACattaagaaacaaaatcaatcaatctgaaacaaaaaagaaagtaaaataattATGAGATAATTTTTGttgggttaattacactaacaccccttgaggtttatcgagttttcacaaaactcccTCACATTTGAAACATTACACTAACACCCCCTCacgttttaattcactttcacataacccCTTCAGTCAAAATTTTGCTAATAAATGGACAACTTTACCCttgtaactaattaattaaataataaagaaatatattagaaaaaaatattaaaaataaataaatttaacattaaaaaataaattaaaattttaaaatcaaataaatcaaatgcaAACCTTTATGAAGTTACTGTTAGTAAAAACATTAGGCTGGCATTGCGGGAGAGTCTTCATCAGGTTAAGAATTGAAAAAGCCTCATCAGTCATATTGTTCAGACaaagatgaaaattttcttaatttttctttagatTAAGGGAAAAAACCTCAAGAGCATAAAGACACTACTTCTTCTCAATGGCGTCGAACAGGGTCTCGGTGACAGTGTTGACCTAGGCCTTGGCATTGTTCTTCCGATCCAACTTATTCCTCACAAAGGGGAACGAGCGGAGATGAAGTGGAAGGAGCGAAGGTTTTTCTGTAAGTCATCGGAGTCGATGTATCTGAGACGCCTGAGAACTCACCTCTCTCCCAATGGAGTTTTTGTTGAGAGGAAGTAGATGCAGGATGAGACAGGAAGAGAATGAGAGAAGGATTGAAGAAGCCATAGATGGCTTTGGCCTGCAAAATTGTTAAAGCAGTGACGGGGTAGTGAGTAGTGAGGGTGGGGCAGGGGAGAGAAAAAGGATGAAGGTGGCAATGGTGGGACAACGAGAAAGGAAAATGGCGGGGAGTGAAATTGGGGAAGGGTTTTaggtttactttttttttttttttccttttctaattttaagtttttaatttattctttcaaagtttaattcatttttaatgtttttttactaatatatttctatttaattaattagttataagGGTAAAGTTGTCAATTTATTAGTAGAACTTTGACTGAAGGGGTTAtttgaaagtgaattaaaatgTGAGGGGATGTTAGTGTAATGTCTCAAATGTgagggggttttgtgaaaattcGATAAATCTCAGAGGGTGTTAATGTAATTAACCCAATTTTTGTTAGATAAAAAAGGAGGCGGAGAAGAAGAACCTGGAAGGTGACAGCTGCCATGGGAGCAGCCATGCCTCTGTAGAGGGCAATTGGGCCTTCAGCGCAGACCACGTTACGGAGGATGCTGAAGGCCGAGCCCGAAGGCGAACTCTGTTGCAAGACCCGGAGAGTGTCGAGGGGATAACCAGAGACCACACCAGCCATCCCTCCAACCCCTCCTGCCACAAACTCTCTTCCCCAACTGCTCGCAAGAAACTCTGGCCAGAAATCCATTTTCCCATTCACCAAACGCCTCAAATTCCAATTTCCACCGCCCTATCCTCCTCTCTGATCAATACCCAAATCTTGTTTCCCCTTTTAAAGGTAACCCAAATCAAAATCCAGCCTCAAATGCTAGGATCTGTGTTTAAAGTTCAAACCTCtcccccactctctctctctgttggtTTCTACGTTTTTCCCTCAGAATTCGGATTCAGCTGGAAAACCCAATTCAGATACAAAAGTACATATAATTCTAAAAAGGGTTGTTAGAATTTCCTTCTGGGTTATCTTTTTCGATCAAAATCTCCTGAAAAGTATGCAGAAACAACAACAACgtcaacaaaataagaaaaaacgtGATCTTTTTTTACGTAAGTCTTTTTTCCTGAATTGCTGCAAGGGAcatgcctctctctctctctctctaaacaagGGACAGAAGAAAAAGCCACCGGCTTCCAATTTGTAGGGAGCGTGCCTAAAAAAGCTAAGCGCGAAGGAAACGGCCAATGTTTTCTTTTCAGAGAAGCAACCAGGGAATGCCAAGTGGATATCCCAGTGCTTTCATCCTAGTGTATGTTAACCAAAGTTCTGGGATTGTGAAGTTGAATCACACTCCAATTCAACCAATTTTCAGTGGTTGGCTGAGCAAAGCAACAAATGATGAAACCTGAAAGACTCTGGTTGCTTGTGAAAGAATTACATGGCACGGAATAACCCGTCGCTCTTGATGTCTCATTCTAATAATCaatttatgtaaatttttatttacataaCATTGTATTGTTAGTACGAaatattataatgaaaatatgtCCGTGTTATCTAAATTGTTGTCTTGATTGATAATGAATTCAAGGGAATTCATGGGGTTGCTATAAATATCATGTCAAATTTTATAGCTGTTGATCAAAATTTAACGGTTTAGATCACTTGATCCTAGACCTTTGATGGGAGAGATCCGGACCGGATCTCTTCCCCAATTTATTCATATGTGGTTCTTTACTTTGTAGGTAGAGTGACATCACTTTCGACCAAAAATTCTTAGTTGCTCCGAAACATTTCGTACTCTGAATATTTAATCGTTAAATcttaattttagattttatatTGCTTTGGAGTAGTGTGGATTTTACACTCATCAATCAATCAGTCATAGTGCTACTGTCACAAATTTTAAGGTTTTATtgtttgtgtgtgcccataaaGTCAAAAGTCACAAGTGAGTGCGTGTGGTTTAATAAGGTATAATATTTTACTttgaagagaaatgttaaggatattttttttttaaatgaggcTATTCATAAATTTTGCGTCACTTTATGTTTTTAACACGATTTTtatgtcaatattataaaatactgTGAAAACAAATATTAGATGGTGGAGAATCCATTAAAAGTCCCATTTTTAAAAGAGTCTTCTTAGTATGGTTTCGATCTCACTTAAGAAGTTGTAAAAATGGAAGCTCAAGTTTTGTTAATTCATTATCATGTGCTATTCTATTTTGCACtacacattttcaatttttttttttcctattcaAGGGAGGATTTGTAATTAAGACAACTTTCAATCTTGATAatagaaatatcactaaatcaaGAGTAAATTTAAGTTATGATCCTTAAACTACGACTTAATTGTATCTATTGTCCTTGAACTCAACATCCATTAAATTTGGTCACTAAATTTGATAAAATCTGTAGCATTAGTCCCTCTATGCTAAATCTGTTATATTTTATGTCTATGGACTTGTGTGGTAGGAATAAAATTAAGTCACAAGCAATAGAGATAAACTTGATAACAAACTCTCTTGAGCAACATAAATTTAGTCAAGATCTCGATTAGAGAAATACGAGAGTGGCAGTTTAGTATTGAACTCATATAATTTCAATTGAAAAGAACATGAACGAATTTTATTATCTTTAACAAAAGAATGTACAGCTAGTGATTAACCATTGCGTATATATTTATGAACCAAACTTGTTTCTCTTGCGAGTGGGCTACAAGTTTCTACTGCAATTGCTTGCAATTCGTTATTGTTTGCTCGGTTTCCTTCTCCTTGAGTTTGTCCATGATACACTTCAGTTCTCcgttagagcaactccaccagTGTGGAATTTCCCCTGCAATTAGGTTTAATTGCCCCCATAACCCTCTTAAAACTGCTCCAGCAGTTGAAAAATCAGATGGCAATTGATGCAAGGGCAGGCAGCATGGCAGCTGCCCTGCCAATTGTTGCAAGGGCAGACGCCCCAAAGTTGCTCAAGCTAACAAACGTTGGTCCCCCCACATGATGAGAGCATGAGTCAAATGGCTCTTTCCTGGTGCATTCCTATggttggatttccaatggtcCATTAATCTAGACTGTTGGttttccaacaaaaataaaaaataaaaaatacttgaCAAACCCAAAATGTTACTAAAGAATTCcaaaaaaataaccaaattttttttctacaaaTACCCAaccatatattaaaaataaaaattattaaaaacattcaAAGTTCAACACATTTAACTaaacatttaaaattaaaaaaatatatttgtaaatAGTAATAGCCTTTAGCCTTGCGCTTCGTCATTTCAAAATATTGGACTTGTACAAAAGCAATTATTGTTTATAATGAAAAGTAAGGGTAATTTTATTGCCCTTTCTCTCTAATTGCCATTGCCCTCTACCAACTGATAGATATATTCTTAACCTGTCAAGGCAAAACCATATTAGTGGAGAAAATGCAACTAAAATAGTAAACATAACACAACGCAATGGTGTTTTTGTACCAAAACAGCTTGCTATACCCACACTTGTAATTTATCTACAATGTTGACTATTTCATGATGATCGATCATTTGCACTCATAATGTTCTTCCACCCCAGCATCTTCTCTTTCTTGTTTTATCAATTCCATCATAACCTACTGATGCTGCGTAGTAATTGGTTTTGTTATAACCTTCTGTTTGTGCCCAAAATAATGGAGTTGGGCCGAGTAAGATTATGAACTCGAGCCATAAGAAGACAAACTTGAGTACCATGTCTATTTGGATAAGAAGCCTATCCCAAAGTGGTTTAGCTGAGTTTGAACTAAGGATGGACACTTGAAAATCAAGAATGAATTCGGCTAAGTCCTGATTCAATTAGGAGTCCTCAAGGATCAGGATGGCATAATAAGATTCGTAATATTTTAAGAATCTGATTAAAACAAGGAGTGAATTGAATACCAAGAGATGACTAGGTTCAGAGTCCTAAGTCTGGAAGGAACGACCAAGTTCAATTCAAATGAGAAGATAATTCGTTACTGGATCAAGACATGTCAAGGAGATTTAGTTCGAGTGGGACTCTACCTCTGCACTAGGTGAAAATCACCCCTATAAATAGAAGAGGGTTTGCAACATTCAAAAGACCTTCAATGCAACAGATAAATTTGCCTTGCGCAATTTCTCGCTTTATGCGAAACGCTCTCATCTT from Pyrus communis chromosome 7, drPyrComm1.1, whole genome shotgun sequence encodes the following:
- the LOC137740958 gene encoding mitochondrial arginine transporter BAC2-like; amino-acid sequence: MDFWPEFLASSWGREFVAGGVGGMAGVVSGYPLDTLRVLQQSSPSGSAFSILRNVVCAEGPIALYRGMAAPMAAVTFQNAMVFQVYAILSRTCDPSVSAKDPPSYKGVALGGFGTGAIQSLLLSPVELVKIRLQLQRDAKSKPHQLQSHNGPVDVAKSIMRAEGLRGMYRGLFITVLREAPSYGLYFWTYEYIREKLHPGCRKTGEESLQTMLVAGGLAGVASWICCYPLDVVKTRLQAQAPSQYLPPRYSGIADCFRKSVREDGYGVLWRGLGTAVSRAFLVNGAIFAAYEIALRCLFSNRSGAIQTEKMQSS